A single genomic interval of Cydia splendana chromosome 10, ilCydSple1.2, whole genome shotgun sequence harbors:
- the LOC134794508 gene encoding uncharacterized protein LOC134794508, with amino-acid sequence MSDTEQKEAIAARGRAKGSITRLKNSFDREALINSPIELVQAKKTRLLEAFREYERLTSKVASLFSSPPATLATDDEEVEDNYILLIAQLDSIINVIRLRDNPPQVSATSSSENGVSVKSENLKLPRVVIKTFTVVKQHLAALQNLGEPVDKWDAIIICILSKKIDLPTYRAFQLERNNNVSPTVKEFLGYVEKRALAFENTDVQKGPSQSFVNHPVAAQAKPSAHQPQLQCLYYSSDADEE; translated from the exons ATGTCAGACACCGAACAAAAAGAGGCAATAGCCGCGCGAGGTCGCGCCAAAGGCTCAATCACACGTTTAAAAAACAGCTTTGACCGAGAAGCGCTCATAAATTCGCCGATAGAGTTAGTGCAAGCAAAGAAAACTAGGCTTCTAGAAGCCTTTCGCGAATATGAGCGCCTCACTAGCAAGGTTGCCTCGCTTTTTTCCTCCCCACCAGCTACTCTCGCCACCGATGACGAGGAGGTGGAAGATAACTACATTTTGTTGATAGCACAGTTAGATAGCATCATAAATGTTATCCGCCTACGGGACAATCCTCCTCAAGTGAGCGCTACCAGCAGCAGCGAAAATGGCGTAAGTGTCAAGTCGGAGAACCTCAAACTGCCTCGAGTCGTCATAAAAACATTCACAG TTGTCAAACAGCATCTTGCTGCTCTGCAAAACCTGGGTGAGCCGGTAGATAAGTGGGATGCCATAATAATTTGCATCCTATCTAAGAAGATTGACCTGCCTACCTACAGAGCATTTCAACTGGAGCGAAATAACAATGTGTCGCCCACGGTAAAAGAATTCCTAGGTTACGTGGAAAAACGTGCCCTAGCATTTGAAAACACTGACGTGCAGAAGGGGCCTTCGCAGAGCTTTGTCAACCATCCTGTGGCTGCACAAGCAAAGCCGTCCGCGCATCAGCCTCAGCTGCAATGTTTATACT ATTCTTCTGACGCAGATGAAGAATAA